Proteins encoded within one genomic window of Brassica rapa cultivar Chiifu-401-42 chromosome A09, CAAS_Brap_v3.01, whole genome shotgun sequence:
- the LOC103838138 gene encoding uncharacterized protein LOC103838138, with translation MHARFQNTAFASKSSPNSFKILGRSLQVQESEAAADTTLRLDSLSSPLSNSIGTKRKWKDQEADPLLSLRLGHSSSSSDSKGSSATASMSLSSAKEIEEASSMDLDLDFTLHLGKEKPASNHKPANLKMKELQVPSPEFDLELSLSCQSEITAVQQQANQFPTLGDMLRATNEGSTSRGWRPGFASSPALQALSSKETSSFLAHAPKKIIIPSAPHVLDLSSSSATTTTTTTPISSGTCTSVLSQQLKPQHKSSSSSKLCQVEGCQKGARGASGRCISHGGGRRCQRHGCHKGAEGRTVYCKAHGGGRRCEFLGCTKSAEGRTDFCIAHGGGRRCSHEDCTRAARGRSGLCIRHGGGKRCQRENCTKSAEGLSGLCISHGGGRRCQSNGCTKGAQGSTMFCKAHGGGKRCTHPGCTKGAEGSTPFCKGHGGGKRCAFQEGHPCSKSVHGGTNFCVAHGGGKRCAVPECTKSARGRTDFCVRHGGGKRCKSEGCGKSAQGSTDFCKAHGGGKRCAWGHPETEYAGQSSSGPCTSFARGKTGLCALHTSLVEDNRVHGGMTVTSESQEPRVSSSEEEFSGSQDMNMDRMKARSAVGSPETDIDLNENETGPGLAPEGRVHGGSLIMAMLAGREGGSGSGSSNLPKRWV, from the coding sequence ATGCATGCCAGATTCCAAAACACTGCCTTTGCTTCTAAGTCTTCACCCAATTCTTTTAAGATCTTGGGCCGTTCCCTTCAAGTCCAAGAATCAGAGGCCGCCGCTGATACTACTCTGCGTCTTGATTCCCTTTCCTCTCCACTTTCCAACTCAATTGGTACTAAAAGAAAATGGAAGGATCAAGAAGCTGATCCTTTACTCTCCTTGAGGCTCGGTCACTCTTCAAGCTCTTCTGATAGCAAAGGGAGTTCGGCAACTGCTTCCATGAGTTTATCTTCTGCCAAAGAGATCGAGGAAGCCTCCTCCATGGATCTTGACCTCGACTTTACCCTCCATCTTGGCAAAGAGAAACCTGCCTCCAACCATAAACCAGCTAATCTGAAAATGAAAGAGTTGCAGGTCCCCTCCCCAGAATTTGATCTGGAGTTGAGTCTTTCCTGTCAATCTGAGATCACTGCGGTCCAGCAGCAGGCGAACCAGTTTCCAACTCTTGGGGACATGCTTCGTGCAACTAATGAAGGATCCACGTCACGTGGCTGGAGACCAGGGTTTGCATCATCACCTGCATTGCAAGCTTTATCAAGCAAAGAAACAAGCTCCTTCTTAGCTCATGCTCCTAAGAAGATAATCATTCCTTCTGCTCCTCATGTTCTGGACCTGTCATCTAGCtcggcaacaacaacaactacaaCAACACCAATAAGTTCCGGTACATGTACTTCCGTTTTATCTCAGCAGTTGAAGCCACAGCATAAGAGTTCTTCTAGTTCCAAGCTATGTCAAGTTGAAGGATGTCAAAAGGGCGCAAGAGGCGCGTCTGGCCGTTGCATTTCCCACGGTGGTGGACGTAGATGCCAGAGACATGGTTGCCACAAAGGCGCTGAAGGTCGAACTGTCTACTGTAAAGCTCACGGAGGTGGCCGAAGATGTGAGTTTCTCGGATGCACCAAAAGCGCTGAAGGCCGTACTGACTTCTGTATAGCTCATGGAGGTGGGCGAAGATGCAGCCATGAAGATTGCACACGAGCTGCTAGAGGAAGGTCAGGGCTCTGTATCAGGCACGGTGGAGGAAAGAGATGCCAAAGAGAGAACTGCACAAAGAGCGCTGAAGGGCTTTCGGGACTCTGCATCTCTCACGGAGGTGGTCGTCGATGCCAGTCCAACGGATGCACGAAAGGAGCGCAAGGGAGCACTATGTTCTGCAAAGCACACGGTGGTGGTAAACGGTGCACGCACCCGGGTTGCACCAAAGGCGCGGAGGGAAGCACGCCGTTCTGTAAAGGACATGGTGGAGGTAAAAGATGTGCCTTTCAAGAGGGTCATCCTTGCTCAAAGAGTGTTCATGGAGGTACTAATTTCTGCGTGGCTCACGGCGGTGGTAAGAGATGTGCGGTTCCTGAGTGCACTAAGAGCGCTAGAGGAAGGACTGATTTTTGCGTCAGGCACGGTGGAGGGAAGAGGTGCAAGTCTGAAGGATGTGGGAAAAGCGCGCAGGGTAGTACTGACTTTTGCAAGGCGCATGGAGGAGGGAAGCGTTGTGCGTGGGGTCATCCCGAGACTGAGTATGCGGGTCAATCTTCTTCTGGTCCTTGTACCTCGTTTGCTAGAGGTAAGACTGGTCTTTGTGCACTCCATACCAGTCTGGTTGAGGATAACCGGGTTCACGGAGGAATGACTGTGACTTCAGAGAGCCAAGAACCGAGAGTAAGCAGCAGCGAGGAAGAGTTTAGTGGTTCTCAAGACATGAACATGGATAGGATGAAAGCGAGAAGCGCTGTTGGATCTCCAGAGACTGATATTGATCTCAATGAGAATGAAACAGGACCGGGCTTGGCTCCAGAAGGAAGAGTCCATGGTGGAAGTTTGATAATGGCGATGTTGGCTGGTAGAGAGGGTGGCTCTGGCTCTGGCTCAAGCAACCTGCCTAAAAGGTGGGTGTAA
- the LOC103838137 gene encoding putative cell division cycle ATPase produces MDSKQMLLSALGVGVGVGVGLGLASGQAVGKWATGNSTSSNAVTADKMEKEILRQVVDGRESKITFDEFPYYLSEQTRVLLTSAAYVHLKHFDASKYTRNLSPASRAILLSGPAELYQQMLAKALAHFFDAKLLLLDVNDFALKIQSKYGSGNTESSSFKRSPSESALEQLSGLFSSFSILPQREEPKAGGTLRRQSSGMDIKSSPMEGSSNPSKLRRNSSAANISNLASSSNSAPLKRTSSWSFDEKLLIQSLYKVLTYVSKANPIVLYLRDIENLLFRSQRTYNLFQKLLQKLSGPVLILGSRIVDLSSEDAHEIDEKLSAVFPYNIDIRPPDDETHLVSWKSQLERDMNMIQTQDNRNHIMEVLSENDLICDDLESISFEDTKVLSNYIEEIVVSALSYHLMNNKDPEYRNGKLVISSTSLSHGFSLFREGKASGREKLKQNVKEDTSKEPKAELAAAVKPDSKPESVIAASSSKTEPEKEAKSEKAATPKAPEVAPDNEFEKRIRPEVIPAEEINVTFEDIGALDDIKESLQELVMLPLRRPDLFTGGLLKPCRGILLFGPPGTGKTMLAKAIAREAGASFINVSMSTITSKWFGEDEKNVRALFTLASKVSPTIIFVDEVDSMLGQRTRVGEHEAMRKIKNEFMSHWDGLMTKPGERILVLAATNRPFDLDEAIIRRFERRILVGLPGVENREKILKTLLAKEEVDENLDYKELSMMTEGYTGSDLKNLCTTAAYRPVRELIQQERIKDTEKKKQREATKTSEDDEGKEERIITLRPLNRQDFKEAKNQVAASFAAEGAGMGELKQWNELYGEGGSRKKEQLTYFL; encoded by the exons ATGGATAGCAAGCAGATGTTATTATCGGCGCTCGGCGTGGGCGTTGGAGTCGGTGTCGGTTTGGGCCTTGCTTCAGGCCAGGCCGTCGGAAAATGGGCCACCGGTAATTCGACGTCAAGTAACGCCGTTACGGCGGAtaagatggagaaggagataCTCCGTCAAGTTGTCGACGGTAGAGAAAGTAAAATTACTTTCGATGAGTTTCCTTATTATCTCAG TGAACAGACGCGAGTGCTTCTAACAAGTGCAGCTTATGTCCACTTGAAACACTTTGATGCTTCAAAGTATACCAGAAACTTGTCTCCCGCGAGCCGAGCCATTCTCTTGTCCGGCCCTGCCG AGCTTTACCAACAAATGCTAGCCAAAGCCCTAGCGCATTTCTTTGACGCCAAGTTACTTCTTCTAGACGTTAATGATTTTGCGCTAAAG ATTCAGAGCAAGTATGGCAGCGGAAATACAGAATCATCG TCGTTTAAGAGATCCCCATCAGAATCTGCTTTAGAGCAACTATCAGGACTGTTTAGTTCCTTCTCCATCCTCCCTCAGCGAGAAGAGCCCAAAG CTGGTGGTACCTTGAGGAGGCAAAGCAGTGGTATGGATATTAAATCAAG CCCAATGGAAGGCTCTAGTAATCCTTCAAAGCTTCGTCGAAACTCTTCAGCAGCTAATATAAGCAACCTTGCCTCTTCATCAAACTCAG CGCCTCTGAAGCGTACTAGTAGCTGGTCCTTCGACGAAAAGCTTCTAATCCAGTCTTTATACAAG GTCTTGACCTATGTCTCCAAGGCGAATCCCATTGTGTTATATCTTCGAGACATAGAGAACCTTCTGTTCCGCTCTCAGAGAACGTACAACCTGTTCCAAAAGCTTCTCCAGAAACTCAGCGGACCGGTTCTCATTCTCGGTTCGAGAATCGTGGACTTGTCCAGCGAAGACGCTCACGAAATCGACGAGAAGCTCTCTGCTGTTTTCCCTTATAACATTGACATAAGACCTCCTGACGATGAAACCCATCTCGTTAGCTGGAAATCTCAGCTTGAGCGCGACATGAACATGATCCAAACTCAGGACAATAGGAACCATATCATGGAGGTTTTGTCTGAGAATGATCTTATATGCGACGACCTCGAATCAATCTCTTTTGAGGACACGAAGGTTTTGAGCAATTACATCGAAGAGATTGTCGTCTCTGCTCTCTCGTACCATCTGATGAACAATAAAGATCCTGAGTACAGAAATGGAAAGCTCGTTATTTCTTCCACaag TTTGTCGCATGGATTCAGCCTCTTCAGAGAAGGTAAAGCAAGTGGTCGTGAGAAGCTGAAGCAAAACGTTAAGGAAGACACATCCAAG GAACCAAAAGCTGAATTAGCGGCTGCTGTTAAACCGGATAGCAAACCAGAGAGCGTCATCGCCGCAAGCAGCAGCAAGACCGAACCGGAGAAGGAAGCTAAATCTGAGAAAGCAGCAACTCCCAAAGCTCCG GAAGTTGCGCCGGATAACGAGTTCGAGAAACGGATAAGACCAGAAGTAATCCCAGCAGAAGAAATCAACGTGACATTCGAAGACATCGGTGCACTCGACGACATAAAAGAATCACTACAAGAGCTTGTAATGCTTCCTCTCCGCAGACCAGATCTCTTCACAGGAGGTCTCTTAAAGCCCTGCAGGGGAATCCTGCTCTTCGGTCCGCCTGGGACCGGTAAAACAATGCTGGCTAAAGCCATAGCGAGAGAGGCGGGAGCCAGTTTCATAAACGTTTCCATGTCGACCATAACTTCGAAATGGTTTGGAGAAGACGAGAAGAATGTTAGGGCCTTGTTCACTCTGGCTTCGAAAGTGTCGCCCACGATTATATTCGTGGACGAAGTTGATAGTATGTTGGGACAGAGAACGAGAGTTGGAGAACATGAAGCTATGAGAAAGATTAAGAATGAGTTTATGAGTCATTGGGATGGGTTGATGACTAAACCTGGTGAGCGTATCTTAGTCCTTGCTGCTACTAATCGACCTTTTGATCTAGACGAGGCCATTATCAGACGGTTTGAACGAAG GATTTTGGTGGGACTACCAGGTGTAGAGAACAGAGAGAAGATACTAAAGACATTGTTGGCAAAAGAGGAAGTGGATGAAAACTTGGATTACAAGGAACTTTCAATGATGACAGAAGGTTACACAGGAAGCGACCTCAAG AATCTGTGCACAACTGCTGCGTATAGGCCAGTGAGAGAACTTATACAGCAAGAGAGGATCAAAGATACT gagaagaagaaacagagagagGCTACAAAGACAAGTGAAGATGATGAAGGGAAAGAAGAGAGAATTATCACACTACGTCCGTTGAACAGACAAGATTTTAAAGAAGCCAAGAATCAG GTGGCAGCGAGTTTTGCGGCAGAGGGAGCTGGAATGGGAGAACTGAAGCAGTGGAATGAGTTGTATGGAGAAGGAGGATCCAGGAAGAAAGAACAACTCACTTACTTcttgtga
- the LOC103838136 gene encoding defensin-like protein 269, translating into MTVSKTTLLIVQVALLSCVCISNARELMKPGRYVQDCARASCQPKLAQPNQYFGSCFKNSDCKNSCFDSCKFQKCTNHQCDCGEC; encoded by the exons ATGACAGTATCAAAGACAACATTGCTTATTGTTCAGGTCGCACTCCTTTCAt GTGTCTGTATATCAAACGCAAGGGAACTAATGAAACCTGGACGATATGTGCAAGATTGTGCTCGAGCATCATGTCAACCAAAGCTGGCCCAACCAAATcaatattttgggagttgcttTAAAAATAGTGATTGCAAAAATAGTTGTTTTGATTCGtgcaaatttcaaaaatgtACTAATCACCAATGTGACTGCGGAGagtgttaa